The Gasterosteus aculeatus chromosome 17, fGasAcu3.hap1.1, whole genome shotgun sequence genome includes a window with the following:
- the LOC120835465 gene encoding uncharacterized protein LOC120835465 isoform X4 produces MPVEAATDSPDSRCPVRRSGRQPKRTDKLEEFLSTAKRAQRKSAPPSLESGDPPSQTPTDAETASEASFDGNADTKALEDKVESPERRTRSGARKPIQRRGRGGRRTRGGGGGGGGGGGAAVKNEGSSDNEEDSRGAAKKEELMDNMETKDETSLAPEVLVSTNAEQLPAEQDSDRKEDVEQKAEHAEDDDKVETEDETSDETDDESPDNPAALLVKRGPIRTYVNKKRAANKGANPVKGSAAAAAAASVTAGNKVPTPVKRETKPKATQGAAMTHKPQTQEDNDENDSTSSSSSSSSSSIDSDEGGYDPNALYCICRQKHNKRFMICCDRCEEWFHGDCVGITEARGRLMERNGEDYICPNCTAKKNQVVRPATSVLSTSTDPEKPKATTLSAGTSAEKTDVSLAAVQALAAAPSFTGAEEKGAEDIGIKGRIEKATNPTGKKKIKIFQPALQQPAQPKAGQKAAATADKKAAGKADQKAAAADAEEKVASSVEVKTTPTAEAPMGKEAEDSALPKCIGPGCENNAQPDSVYCGNGCILRHAAAAMKSITDEPKQKDAAKAQKTTAAPKKSVAGRRRTQKKTQDEESEEEEAEEEESESEEDHSADPDDDGEDEHAEEHPPPPATASWSSDHNYIAVTPEKTTPISPTVLNKKSPPKEDKPSEKEQKEKDPTPEDLLPASPTPVKGNKKSPTAKAAKVPPKGRKPSPQAPGSKVSKKPAAPSGKTAAKSKKPGQAPARAPSRFPPGPIHVTGALRVTKSNFTIPKKAPQQKEVPSPSKSTASPRGPTSPIHTAPSSHSSTSRPPHSAASAPPASSMQQPPNNQMRTNIRRSLTDIIYKRVSDSDDLKKTETEVAKLSVAIEKEMFNLCLNTDSRYKNKYRSLMFNLKDPKNKGLFYRVVGGEVSPFRLVRLSAEELLSKEISEWKKPDAAEGQSPGARAHSGHSKLGNRHDAGPHSMDMEDAPPTSDTDDPDEGGAAPSASAQPSVAEGNSGMLDIFGTMLKDTTSQHRTHLFDLNCKICTGQKTEDEPSAKKAKLTKKPDVRPARQEQHLSRSGDAAQAGHAHVPPAHQHQDPPSYPTHMEPAVPESLQQLDFSMLAPQAQVSTPIAPTVSSVSISRRDPRMARHSAGVSVSYPAAEKPANASAEPLTAPVGGVVDVAPKAPLPMPPAPPPLVAASKTAKASTSEPPPDGETAIFLHGQEKIWRGLIDMQSVAKFVTKAYLVSGSFEHLKEDLPDVIHVGGRICPSTVWDYVGKLKTSLSKELCLIRFHPATEEEEVAYVSLFSYFSSRKRFGVAKNNRRIKDLYLIPLSSKDPLPSKLLPFDGPGLEPARPNLLLGLLICQKDRKRSGAPLEMEEKRLKTQTKEADDTGLPKPSPSVRTERSTRQSLKIPFSTTPPGSPPPNSSETSSTSVATSSVLSFASSLRATSTSTTTGKDSPSSSSSAATTTPLETILKTLFGKKSHDSEASNSPSDQGGELPMQSTSMLDPIVQQFAQSSKGKQVEVDEDDRPYDPEEEYDPGRGYSAPKKPAEVVSKPDVSKQFDLGTNECDDVAYDPEDDSIFEDVKPVVPGQVQVATESLTDPQKILENLKKIGEQVFQKQVEQPTSSMGKASLSLSDTLFSQPTKSLLANTQLLQLGKKVEELVKSSSVTPLINQNRDPRQSRDPRQAASGRKPSDEPEDQEETSALMEDSGPFPQAVVQAPVQSDVTELPQSSAGTDTALPREEVKSETLPFMQSDEKEVAIPLLGEEVEPDMEVNYMIEDEVKTEEAEPIKAETELDKYSIWPNAASILKASEESDYEENSQDASSHSYYDDTSTIPVLTQNTTMTESPKSLEPYHLPRHMSGYDSEYRAPADIPPSSNFPPLHPMQGQSVMIRPPPMSMPPPMQGLPPMSGPPMQRPPPPMHVPPPVRGPLPMPVDNSQQYGPPPTAYPPYQNQWPGSQPPMQQQHPPPRPPPQNIMPLRGPPPFPPMAQRGPAPQMFNPPIPQQHIGQQGLPPGLPPPPFDGQNSLPPPRFAGPPPPFNFPANRGPPPPFTGPPPSPFENRLPPPSHFPGPRGPPPAQYSDRGAQPPIVDQPRGPAEHYSRDISNSFKQSVDQNPNPLHIFKDNQGPPPGPAYRGPTPNQYEDRRGPPSSGEMSGQHFNPHNQYESSRLHSPPTHRGSFEEHRGPLPQENRPHPPQRFGGSERYRLDRHSDEARPVRHSGPLLPTPPEAPIGPPSRMGAHSPDMLRDEPWRRHSPEMRRRSSTNREELDPRIGDRFSRFEGGHREPAPGPPQPPEERQRELPDECRREREREVPHPGRPPWDRGQGKRWSREREWDRVRERDRDPERIRERDRDPERSRDRERDLERTRERDRDPERNRERDQAMERPRERDPATERLRERDPATERLRERDPATERLRERDPATERLRERDPATERLRERDPATERLRERDPATERLRERDPATERPRERDPATERPRERDPATERPRERDPATERPRERDPPSERPRERDPASERPRERDQASERPRDRDQASERPRERDPASERPRERDQASERPRERDQNPERPRERDQNPERPRERDQNPERPRERDQNPERPRERDIDSERPQERDQDSERNRERDRDPVRGRERDRSRAREGERRRETEGERHRDQDTDKRRERERDRERDRVRDSDRRDSDRDRARNRDRDRRRDRSRSRERERDRDRGKDRGRDKEREKDRDKDREKDRDKDRDRRDRSRSKDKREEKKDSKNDPTRKVEKTAETDKNMS; encoded by the exons ATGCCAGTGGAGGCGGCAACCGATAGTCCCGATAGCCGCTGTCCCGTGCGTCGCAGCGGCAGGCAGCCAAAGCGCACGGACAAACTAGAGGAATTCCTCTCGACCGCCAAGAGAGCTCAGAGAAAAAGTGCCCCTCCCAGTCTGGAAAGCGGCGACCCTCCTTCCCAAACCCCGACCGACGCGGAGACGGCCTCGGAGGCCAGCTTCGACGGTAACGCTGACACCAAGGCTCTGGAGGACAAGGTGGAGTCGCCAGAAAGGAGGACGAGAAGTGGCGCAAGGAAGCCGATCCAGAGGAGAGGTCGGGGGGGCAGGCGGaccagaggaggcggaggaggaggaggcggcggcggtggggCGGCTGTTAAAAATGAGGGGAGTTCCGACAACGAGGAGGACAGCAGAGGCGCTGCTAAGAAAGAAGAGTTGATGGATAACATGGAGACAAAAGACGAGACTTCTCTCGCTCCAGAAGTTTTAGTAAGCACTAACGCAGAGCAGCTTCCGGCAGAGCAGGACTCTGACAGGAAGGAGGATGTCGAGCAGAAGGCCGAACATGCTGAGGACGATGACAAAGTGGAAACGGAAGATGAGACCAGCGATGAGACGGACGATGAAAGCCCGGACAATCCTGCAGCCTTGTTGGTCAAACGTGGGCCGATAAGAACATATGTCAATAAAAAGAGAGCAGCCAATAAGGGTGCAAACCCCGTCAAagggtctgctgctgctgcagctgctgcttctgttaCCGCCGGCAACAAAGTCCCCACTCCTGTCAAGAGAGAAACCAAGCCTAAAGCCACCCAAGGCGCTGCAATGACGCACAAGCCTCAAACACAAGAGGACAATGATGAGAATGACTCAACatcttcgtcttcctcctcgtcatcgTCATCCATCGATTCCGACGAGGGAGGTTATGACCCCAACGCACTTTACTGCATCTGTCggcagaaacacaacaaaag GTTCATGATCTGCTGCGACCGGTGCGAGGAGTGGTTCCACGGAGACTGCGTAGGCATCACTGAGGCTCGCGGCCGCCTGATGGAGAGAAATGGCGAGGACTACATCTGCCCTAATTGCACCGCCAAGAAAAACCAGGTGGTGAGACCAGCCACGTCCGTCCTCTCTACAAGTACAGATCCCGAGAAGCCCAAAGCCACGACGCTGTCTGCCGGGACCTCTGCCGAGAAAACCGACGTCAGTCTTGCAGCTGTTCAGGCTTTGGCGGCCGCTCCTTCCTTCACTGGAGCTGAAGAGAAGGGAGCAGAGGACATTGGCATCAAAGGCCGGATAGAGAAAGCTACGAACCCAACGGGGAAAAAGAAGATCAAGATCTTTCAGCCG GCCCTGCAGCAGCCAGCGCAGCCAAAAGCAGGCCAGAAAGCAGCTGCAACCGCCGACAAGAAGGCAGCAGGCAAAGCGGACCagaaggcggcggcggcagatGCCGAGGAGAAAGTGGCCTCCAGCGTGGAGGTGAAGACCACACCGACGGCGGAGGCCCCAATGGGGAAGGAGGCCGAGGACTCGGCCCTCCCCAAATGTATTGGGCCCGGCTGTGAGAATAATGCCCAGCCGGACTCTGTCTACTGCGGCAACGGCTGTATCCTGAGACATGCGGCTGCAGCCATGAAGTCCATCACCGACGAGCCCAAGCAGAAGGACGCGGCCAAGGCTCAGAAGACCACAGCGGCACCAAAG AAGAGCGTCgctggcaggaggaggacgcaGAAGAAAACTCAGGATGAGgagtccgaggaggaggaggcggaggaggaggagtcggaGAGCGAGGAAGACCACAGCGCTGATCCAGACGATGACGGCGAAGACGAGCATGCTGAGGAACACCCGCCCCCGCCGGCCACTGCGTCCTGGTCCAGCGACCATAATTACATTGCAGTGACACCAGAAAAGACTACACCCATATCACCAACAGTGTTAAACAAAAAGT CCCCCCCTAAAGAAGACAAGCCGAGTGAGAAGGAACAGAAAGAGAAGGACCCGACTCCTGAGGATCTTCTACCTGCATCCCCCACACCGGTCAAAGGAAACAAGAAGTCCCCGACTGCCAAAGCAGCAAAGGTCCCCCCGAAGGGCAGGAAGCCTTCTCCTCAGGCCCCCGGCTCAAAGGTGTCCAAGAAACCTGCGGCTCCCTCCGGCAAAACTGCAGCAAAGTCAAAGAAACCAGGCCAGGCGCCGGCCCGCGCTCCCTCCCGCTTCCCTCCCGGTCCCATCCACGTCACGGGAGCCCTGAGAGTCACCAAGTCCAACTTCACCATTCCCAAGAAGGCTCCGCAGCAAAAGGAGGTCCCCTCCCCGAGCAAGTCCACCGCCTCCCCCCGAGGACCGACATCTCCGATCCACACCGCTCCCTCCAGCCACTCCTCGACCTCCAGGCCGCCACATTCGGCCGCGTCGGCGCCCCCTGCGTCCAGCATGCAGCAGCCGCCCAACAACCAGATGAGAACGAACATCCGCCGCTCGCTGACGGACATCATCTACAAGAg GGTGAGCGACAGTGACGACCTGAAGAAGACGGAGACCGAGGTGGCGAAGCTGTCGGTCGCCATCGAGAAGGAAATGTTCAACCTCTGTCTTAACACCGACAGCAGGTACAAGAACAAGTACCGGTCCCTCATGTTCAACCTGAAAGACCCCAAGAACAAG GGCCTGTTCTACAGGGTGGTGGGCGGGGAGGTCAGCCCCTTCAGACTGGTGAGACTAAGTGCGGAAGAGTTGCTTTCCAAGGAGATATCCGAGTGGAAGAAGCCGGACGCTGCAGAG GGCCAGTCTCCCGGCGCAAGGGCCCATTCGGGACACTCCAAACTGGGCAACCGGCATGATGCGGGCCCGCATAGCATGGACATGGAGGACGCCCCGCCCACGTCTGACACCGAT GACCCAGATGAGGGTGGCGCCGCTCCCTCGGCCTCGGCCCAGCCCTCCGTTGCGGAGGGGAACAGCGGAATGCTCGACATTTTTGGTACCATGCTCAAAGACACCACTTCTCAGCACCGGACTCACCTGTTTGACCTCAACTGTAAAATATGCACAG GTCAGAAGACGGAAGATGAGCCTTCAGCCAAGAAAGCTAAACTGACAAAGAAGCCTGACGTTCGACCCGCCCGACAAGAGCAGCATCTGTCGAGGTCGGGGGACGCGGCTCAAGCCGGCCACGCGCACGTCCCGCCGGCTCACCAGCACCAGGACCCTCCGTCCTACCCGACCCACATGGAGCCTGCTGTCCCCGAatcgctgcagcagctggacttCAGTATGCTGGCACCTCAGGCCCAGGTCTCCACCCCAATCGCGCCCACCGTGTCCTCCGTCAGCATCAGCCGCAGAGACCCCCGCATGGCCAGGCACAGCGCCGGTGTGAGCGTCAGCTACCCTGCTGCGGAGAAGCCCGCCAACGCCTCAGCAGAGCCGCTCACAGCTCCCGTCGGTGGCGTGGTGGATGTGGCACCCAAGGCACCGCTGCCGATGCCCCCGGCTCCGCCGCCTTTAGTCGCTGCGTCCAAAACCGCAAAAGCAAG TACATCTGAGCCTCCTCCCGATGGCGAGACAGCGATCTTCCTCCACGGTCAAGAGAAGATCTGGAGAGGATTGATCGACATGCAATCTGTGGCCAAGTTTGTGACCAAGGCTTATCTGGTGTCAGGATCCTTTGAGCACTTGAAAGAG GATTTGCCAGACGTCATCCACGTCGGAGGGCGGATTTGTCCGAGCACCGTGTGGGATTACGTTGGGAAACTCAAAACCTCGCTCTCCAAG GAGCTCTGTCTGATCCGCTTCCATCCagccacagaggaagaggaggtggcgTATGTCTCTCTGTTCTCTTACTTTAGCAGCAGGAAAAGATTTGGTGTGGCTAAAAACAACCGTCGTATCAAAGACCTCTACCTCATCCCACTGAGCTCAAAGGACCCGTTACCCTCCAAACTCTTACCGTTTGATGGGCCAG GGCTTGAACCAGCTCGTCCCAACCTCCTCTTGGGGCTCCTGATCTGCCAGAAGGACCGAAAGCGCAGCGGTGCACCattggagatggaggagaaacgCTTAAAGACTCAAACCAAAGAAGCAGACGACACTGGCCTTCCAAAGCCATCTCCTTCTGTCAGAACAGAAAGAAGCACACGGCAGAGTCTTAAAATCCCCTTCAGCACTACTCCTCCGGGGTCACCTCCACCCAACTCCTCTGAGACCTCAAGCACCAGTGTGGCCACCTCTTCAGTCCTTTCCTTTGCATCCTCTCTCAGAGCTACAAGTACCTCCACTACTACTGGCAAGGACTCTCCATCATCATCCAGCTCTGCTGCAACTACTACTCCTCTTGAGACCATCctcaaaaccctttttgggaagAAGAGTCATGACTCCGAGGCGTCCAACTCTCCGTCTGATCAGGGTGGGGAACTCCCCATGCAGAGCACTAGCATGCTAGACCCTATTGTGCAGCAGTTTGCACAGAGTTCTAAAGGGAAACAAGTGGAGGTAGATGAAGATGACCGGCCGTATGATCCAGAAGAGGAGTATGACCCAGGCCGGGGCTACAGTGCGCCTAAGAAGCCTGCTGAGGTAGTAAGCAAACCTGACGTCTCTAAGCAGTTTGATTTGGGGACAAATGAATGTGACGATGTGGCGTATGACCCAGAGGATGACTCAATTTTTGAAGATGTCAAACCTGTAGTACCAGGTCAAGTTCAGGTTGCAACTGAATCTCTAACTGATCCACAAAAAATCTTGGAGAACCTTAAAAAGATCGGGGAGCAAGTGTTCCAGAAGCAGGTAGAACAGCCCACGTCTTCTATGGGGAAAGCCTCATTGTCACTTTCCGACACACTCTTTAGTCAACCTACCAAATCTCTTTTGGCAAATACTCAGCTCTTACAGCTTGGCAAAAAGGTCGAAGAGCTAGTGAAGTCTTCATCGGTAACTCCCTTGATCAACCAAAACCGGGATCCCCGACAAAGCAGGGATCCTCGCCAGGCCGCGTCGGGCCGGAAACCGTCGGATGAACCTGAAGATCAAGAGGAAACATCTGCTTTGATGGAGGATTCTGGTCCTTTCCCTCAAGCTGTAGTTCAAGCACCTGTGCAATCAGATGTAACTGAACTCCCACAATCCTCAGCAGGCACGGATACAGCGCTGCCTCGCGAGGAAGTGAAAAGTGAGACGTTACCCTTCATGCAGTCTGACGAGAAGGAGGTAGCAATTCCGTTATTAGGAGAGGAGGTGGAACCTGATATGGAGGTAAACTACATGATTGAGGACGAGGTGAAAACGGAGGAAGCTGAGCCAATCAAGGCGGAAACTGAGCTGGACAAGTATAGTATTTGGCCCAACGCCGCCAGTATTTTAAAAGCTAGTGAAGAATCTGATTATGAGGAGAACAGCCAAGATGCATCAAGCCATAGTTATTATGATGACACCTCCACAATCCCAGTACTCACTCAGAACACAACAATGACTGAGTCTCCCAAGTCGCTTGAGCCTTATCACTTGCCCCGTCACATGTCCGGGTATGACAGTGAGTACAGAGCTCCAGCTGACATTCCCCCATCATCCAACTTCCCCCCACTCCATCCGATGCAGGGACAAAGCGTGATGATAAGGCCTCCTCCGATGTCTATGCCTCCACCCATGCAAGGTCTCCCCCCAATGTCAGGCCCTCCTATGCAGAGACCCCCTCCACCCATGCATGTTCCTCCCCCTGTACGCGGTCCTCTCCCCATGCCGGTTGATAACAGCCAGCAATATGGTCCGCCGCCAACTGCATACCCTCCCTATCAGAACCAGTGGCCAGGCTCCCAACCCCCAATGCAACAGCAGCATCCGCCTCCTCGACCTCCACCTCAGAACATCATGCCACTCAGAGGACCACCACCATTCCCTCCAATGGCCCAGAGAGGCCCTGCTCCTCAAATGTTCAATCCCCCCATTCCCCAACAGCACATAGGACagcaaggcctccctccaggcctccccccacctccttttGATGGACAGAACAGTTTACCTCCACCAAGATTCGCTGGTCCCCCACCGCCATTTAATTTCCCTGCAAACAGAGGTCCTCCCCCACCTTTCACAGGGCCACCTCCCAGTCCCTTTGAAAACCGGCTGCCTCCTCCTTCCCACTTCCCAGGGCCCAGGGGTCCCCCGCCAGCTCAGTACAGTGACCGTGGGGCTCAACCCCCGATTGTAGACCAACCTCGAGGCCCTGCAGAACACTACAGCAGAGATATTTCAAATTCTTTCAAGCAAAGTGTGGACCAGAATCCAAACCCTCTCCATATTTTTAAAGACAATCAGGGTCCCCCGCCAGGTCCAGCATACCGGGGACCTACACCTAACCAGTATGAGGACAGACGAGGGCCTCCTTCCAGCGGGGAGATGAGCGGACAGCACTTCAATCCACACAACCAGTACGAAAGCTCCAGACTACACTCCCCACCGACACATCGAGGATCGTTTGAAGAGCACCGAGGACCCCTCCCTCAGGAGAATCGACCCCACCCGCCTCAGCGCTTTGGAGGATCCGAGCGGTACCGTTTAGATAGGCACTCTGATGAGGCTAGACCTGTTCGCCACAGTGGGCCCTTGTTGCCAACTCCTCCAGAGGCTCCCATAGGTCCCCCAAGTCGCATGGGAGCCCATAGTCCGGATATGCTCCGGGACGAACCCTGGCGCCGCCACTCTCCTGAaatgaggagaaggagcagcacTAACCGAGAGGAATTGGACCCACGCATCGGAGATCGCTTTAGTCGCTTTGAAGGAGGGCACAGAGAACCTGCTCCTGGTCCTCCACAACCCCCAGAAGAGAGGCAAAGGGAGCTTCCCGATGAGTGCCGTAGGGAAAGAGAGCGTGAAGTCCCCCACCCCGGACGGCCACCATGGGACAGGGGACAAGGCAAGCGGTGGAGTAGAGAGCGAGAGTGGGATAGAGTCAGAGAAAGGGACCGCGATCCAGAGCGAATCCGGGAAAGAGACCGTGATCCAGAGCGTAGCCGAGACAGAGAGCGCGATCTGGAACGTACCAGAGAAAGGGACCGCGATCCGGAGCGAAACAGAGAAAGAGATCAGGCTATGGAGCGTCCTCGGGAAAGAGATCCCGCTACGGAGCGTCTTCGGGAAAGAGATCCCGCTACGGAGCGTCTTCGAGAAAGAGATCCCGCTACGGAGCGTCTTCGAGAAAGAGATCCCGCTACGGAGCGTCTTCGAGAAAGAGATCCCGCTACGGAGCGTCTTCGAGAAAGAGATCCCGCTACGGAGCGTCTTCGAGAAAGAGATCCCGCTACGGAGCGTCTTCGAGAAAGAGATCCCGCTACGGAGCGTCCTAGAGAAAGAGATCCCGCTACGGAGCGTCCTAGAGAAAGAGATCCCGCTACGGAGCGTCCTCGAGAAAGAGATCCCGCTACGGAGCGTCCTCGAGAAAGAGATCCGCCTTCAGAACGTCCCCGAGAAAGAGATCCGGCTTCGGAGCGTCCCCGAGAAAGAGATCAGGCTTCGGAGCGTCCCCGAGATAGAGATCAGGCTTCGGAGCGTCCCCGAGAAAGAGATCCGGCTTCGGAGCGTCCCCGAGAAAGAGATCAGGCTTCGGAGCGTCCCCGAGAAAGAGATCAAAATCCGGAGCGTCCTCGAGAAAGGGATCAGAATCCGGAGCGTCCTCGAGAAAGGGATCAGAATCCGGAGCGTCCTCGAGAAAGGGATCAGAATCCGGAGCGTCCTCGAGAAAGAGACATAGATTCGGAGCGTCCTCAAGAAAGAGATCAGGATTCCGAGCGTAACCGGGAGAGAGACCGCGATCCAGTGCGGGGCCGAGAAAGAGACCGCAGCAGAgcgagggagggtgagaggcgcagggagacggagggagagcgtCATAGAGATCAAGACACAGACAAaaggagagagcgggagagagaccGGGAAAGGGACAGAGTCAGGGATTCTGACCGAAGGGATTCTGACCGCGACAGAGCGAGGAACCGAGACCGAGACAGGAGACGGGACAGATCCCGGAGCAGAGAAcgggagagggacagagaccgGGGGAAAGACCGGGGCAGAgacaaggagagggagaaagacagagacaaggatcgggagaaagacagagacaaggaCCGGGATCGTCGGGACAGGAGCCGAAGCAAAgacaagagggaggagaaaaaagacagTAAAAATGATCCAACCAGGAAGGTAGAGAAAACTGCAGAAACTGACAAGAACATGTCCTAG